Proteins co-encoded in one Gossypium arboreum isolate Shixiya-1 chromosome 11, ASM2569848v2, whole genome shotgun sequence genomic window:
- the LOC108472862 gene encoding 1-aminocyclopropane-1-carboxylate synthase 3, giving the protein MGLLSRKVTCNSHGQDSSYFLGWQEYEKNPYDEVKNPKGIIQMGLAENQLCFDLLESWLAKNPDAVSFKREEQSIFKELALFQDYHGLPAFKKALVDFMAEIRGNKVSFDTDYLVLTAGATSANETLMFCLAEKGDAILLPTPYYPGFDRDLKWRTGVEIVSIQCSSSNGFQITESALEAAYQEAQRKNLRVKGVLVTNPSNPLGTTMSRNELDLLVNFVTDKEIHLISDEIYSGTVFSSPAFVSIMEVLKDRKLENTQVWERVHVVYSLSKDLGLPGFRVGAIYSNDPIVVAAATKMSSFGLVSSQTQYLLSAMLSDKKFTKEYISKNHKRLQKRQNKLVSGLEKAGISCLESNAGLFCWVDMRHLLSSNTFEAEMELWKRIVYDVKLNISPGSSCHCTEPGWFRVCFANMSEDTLKLAMQRLKSFVSSITIDNQTHQDLKNMRKKNRTKWVFRLSFQSFHDREQGER; this is encoded by the exons ATGGGGCTGTTGTCAAGAAAAGTCACGTGCAATTCTCATGGACAGGATTCTTCTTACTTCCTAGGATGGCAGGAATACGAAAAAAATCCTTACGATGAAGTGAAGAATCCTAAAGGAATTATTCAGATGGGCCTTGCAGAGAATCAG CTCTGCTTTGATCTTCTTGAGTCGTGGTTGGCCAAAAACCCCGACGCAGTTAGTTTCAAGAGAGAGGAGCAATCCATATTCAAAGAGCTTGCTCTTTTCCAAGATTATCATGGCCTACCCGCATTCAAAAAG GCATTGGTTGATTTCATGGCTGAAatcagaggaaacaaagtaagttTCGACACGGATTACTTAGTCCTCACCGCCGGTGCAACTTCAGCTAATGAAACGCTCATGTTTTGCCTCGCTGAAAAAGGCGATGCTATTCTGCTTCCCACGCCATATTACCCAGG ATTTGATAGAGATCTCAAGTGGCGAACTGGGGTTGAGATTGTATCGATCCAATGCAGCAGCTCAAATGGCTTCCAAATCACTGAATCGGCCCTTGAAGCAGCTTATCAAGAAGCACAAAGAAAGAACTTGAGGGTGAAAGGGGTGTTGGTCACCAACCCATCTAACCCCTTGGGCACAACCATGTCCAGAAACGAATTGGACCTACTTGTTAACTTCGTTACAGACAAAGAAATTCATTTAATTAGCGACGAGATTTACTCGGGAACTGTTTTTAGCTCCCCAGCCTTCGTATCTATCATGGAAGTTTTAAAAGATAGAAAACTTGAGAATACTCAAGTCTGGGAAAGAGTTCATGTTGTTTATAGCCTTTCAAAGGATCTAGGCCTCCCTGGTTTTCGAGTTGGTGCAATTTACTCCAACGATCCCATTGTTGTGGCCGCCGCCACAAAAATGTCCAGCTTCGGCCTAGTTTCTTCCCAAACCCAATACCTTCTCTCCGCCATGTTGTCCGACAAGAAATTCACCAAAGAATACATTTCCAAAAACCACAAGCGGCTTCAAAAGCGACAAAACAAGCTGGTTTCCGGCCTGGAAAAAGCCGGCATCAGTTGCTTAGAGAGCAACGCCGGGTTGTTCTGTTGGGTTGACATGAGACACCTATTGAGCTCCAACACCTTCGAAGCCGAAATGGAACTTTGGAAACGAATAGTTTACGATGTTAAGCTAAACATCTCGCCTGGCTCTTCCTGCCATTGCACTGAACCAGGCTGGTTCCGTGTCTGCTTCGCTAACATGTCCGAAGACACCCTGAAACTCGCCATGCAACGCTTGAAGTCCTTCGTTAGTTCCATCACCATTGACAACCAGACCCACCAGGATTTGAAAAACATGAGAAAAAAGAACCGCACCAAATGGGTTTTCCGACTATCGTTCCAATCATTCCATGACAGGGAGCAAGGTGAACGATAA
- the LOC108473006 gene encoding transcription factor RAX3 has protein sequence MGRAPCCDKANVKKGPWSPEEDAKLKAYIEENGTGGNWIALPQKIGLKRCGKSCRLRWLNYLRPNIKHGAFSEEEDNIICSLYINIGSRWSIIAAQLPGRTDNDIKNYWNTRLKKKLLGKQRKEQQARRASWLTVKQEMTRESGDYMLPGMVSQPPYWPQQPPVIPFTTTTNQDPPLPKDQESIKNLLIKLGGRFSDDHHPQSSTSTPIPNPMNSSRYPLDVSFAQDQLYENSMNNTVSPASSISPINSTCSQVTNSTHFNTNEAAVPNDMFQGLDGFTDELRELIYSNNQQIMNGLEGFYGTDNMVDGSSTTGSSSVESSSWGDIYSLGFPQLVTGFEPCQQNMPQASNYGEQYCTWAV, from the exons ATGGGGAGAGCTCCTTGCTGTGACAAAGCTAACGTGAAGAAAGGTCCATGGTCGCCGGAGGAAGATGCCAAACTCAAGGCTTATATAGAGGAAAACGGCACCGGTGGCAACTGGATTGCCTTGCCTCAGAAGATAG GGCTTAAGAGATGTGGCAAGAGTTGTAGGCTCAGATGGTTGAATTATCTTCGACCCAACATTAAGCATGGAGCGTTCTCTGAGGAAGAAGATAACATAATTTGCAGCCTTTACATAAACATTGGTAGCAG ATGGTCTATAATTGCAGCACAATTGCCTGGAAGAACTGACAATGACATCAAGAACTACTGGAACACGAGGCTTAAAAAGAAACTCCTGGGCAAGCAGCGAAAAGAGCAACAAGCTCGGAGAGCTAGCTGGCTCACCGTTAAGCAAGAAATGACGAGAGAAAGTGGGGATTATATGCTTCCTGGAATGGTGAGCCAACCCCCATACTGGCCACAGCAACCACCAGTCATACCTTTTACAACCACCACAAATCAAGATCCTCCTCTTCCTAAAGACCAAGAATCCATCAAGAATTTGCTTATCAAACTAGGAGGAAGATTCTCAGATGATCATCACCCACAATCAAGCACAAGCACTCCAATCCCCAATCCCATGAATTCTTCTCGGTACCCTCTTGATGTTTCTTTCGCTCAAGATCAACTATATGAGAATTCCATGAACAACACGGTTTCACCTGCATCTTCCATTAGTCCAATAAACAGCACTTGTTCTCAAGTGACAAATAGTACCCACTTTAACACCAACGAAGCCGCTGTTCCTAATGATATGTTCCAAGGGCTTGATGGTTTCACAGATGAACTACGTGAGCTGATCTACAGCAACAATCAACAAATAATGAATGGGTTGGAAGGGTTTTATGGAACGGACAATATGGTCGATGGCAGCAGTACTACTGGGAGTAGCTCCGTTGAAAGTAGCAGCTGGGGAGACATATATTCTCTAGGCTTTCCTCAGCTTGTCACTGGATTTGAACCTTGCCAACAAAACATGCCACAAGCTTCTAACTATGGTGAACAGTACTGTACATGGGCGGTGTAA